From a region of the Calliphora vicina chromosome 4, idCalVici1.1, whole genome shotgun sequence genome:
- the LOC135956551 gene encoding LOW QUALITY PROTEIN: zinc finger protein 729-like (The sequence of the model RefSeq protein was modified relative to this genomic sequence to represent the inferred CDS: substituted 1 base at 1 genomic stop codon) has translation MVEFLTDLVEKLCLNYYSIALTLVXVSSRKMSIKLCCCLCCTPCNEYKSLQNDLGECNEIYEMTVKYFDPMLLTEYINTKCSKDNKILCQDCWLHINEFHEFQQTVIKTRSLLEETDVKQMPLEIKIEEEQATPVISEKNKDVDNSDEELTHFEDMLIKNDSEDDQDALGDDVELDDEDEDEDDIKPLIELRKSKKAIKVTNENDNDNQTKEKEISDTEYRKPKSRRGRKPKDSSKENAKTDCIEDEEGDETLKKTPRKKRKLKEADKPKKNPRINSGLEKGKESDEFIAEWKPLLECDICNETFPVFDLLKGHFKDIHNARCYIKCCERKFYRRCVLVDHIRLHINPETHKCDICGKPSSSKYNLKLHKKIVHEETEQFECDVCHRTFNQKPNLERHLLTHATGSKDFICKECGKGYVLEVQLKSHIKTVHSDNRVCDQCGKTLHGIGALKKHLMEHAGIERPKYPCDECGAQLRSRGNLRRHKAAYHNDGTTIYVCSICGKVAASEYGLLTHKKHVHQEERKHKCTYCEKAFKRPKFLREHIATHTGEDLYQCPHCPQTFKVSSNMHHHRKKAHPVEFEEGRKNRLQLRKVDITQVTNQVVISCNEYKSLQNDVGECNEIYEITAKYFDPMLLMDYINSKSSADNKILCQDCWSHINDFHEFQQTVIKARSLLEEADVKQMLLEIKVEEEQITPVISEKNKDVDNRDEKLTHFEDVLIKNDSEDDQDTLGNDIELVGNEVDDDENDDEDDIKPLIELRKSKKAIQITNENENENQMKYTKVSGKEDQKPKSRRSRKPKDLTKVNAKTDCGDDEEGDETLEETPRKKRKLKDADKPKNNPRINSGIEIGKESDEFIAKWKPLLECDICNETFPVLDMLKRHFKDKHNAKYYIKCCERKFYRRCVLVDHIRLHINPETHKCDICGKPSSSKYNLKLHKKVVHEETEQFECDVCHRTFNQKPSLERHLLTHATGSKDFICKECGNAYVAESLLKSHIRIVHSDNRVCDQCGKTLHGIGALKTHLMEHAGIERPKYPCDECGAQLRSRGCLRRHKAAYHNDGTTIYVCSICGKVAASESGLLMHKKNVHQTERKHKCTYCDKAFKRPKLLREHIAKHTGEDLYQCPHCPQTFKVSSNMHHHRKVAHPVEFEEGRKNRLQLPKVDITQVTKQVVI, from the exons aaaatgtctataaaattaTGCTGCTGCTTGTGCTGCACGCCATGTAATGAATACAAATCTTTACAAAATGATTTGGGAGAATGTAATGAAATCTATGAAATGACTGTCAAGTATTTTGATCCGATG TTACTAACAGAATACATCAATACAAAATGTTCCAAAGACAATAAGATACTTTGCCAGGACTGCTGGTTGCATATAAATGAATTTCATGAATTCCAACAAACGGTAATAAAGACACGGTCATTGCTGGAAGAGACTGATGTCAAGCAAATGCCGTTGGAAATTAAGATAGAAGAAGAGCAGGCCACTCCAGTAATAAGTGAGAAAAACAAAGATGTGGATAACAGTGATGAGGAGTTGACACATTTTGAagatatgttaataaaaaatgattCTGAAGATGATCAGGATGCATTAGGAGATGATGTTGAGTTGGATGACGAGGATGAAGATGAGGATGACATTAAGCCATTAATTGAACtaagaaaatccaaaaaggcAATAAAAGTTACCAATGAAAACGACAATGACAATCAAACGAAGGAAAAAGAAATAAGTGACACGGAGTATCGGAAGCCTAAATCCCGTAGAGGTCGTAAACCCAAAGATTCATCTAAAGAGAATGCAAAAACGGATTGTATTGAGGACGAAGAAGGAGAtgagacattaaaaaaaacacccaGAAAAAAGAGAAAACTAAAAGAAGCAGACAAACCTAAAAAGAATCCTCGCATTAATTCTGGCCTGGAGAAAGGCAAAGAATCTGATGAGTTCATTGCGGAATGGAAGCCATTACTAGAATGTGATATATGTAATGAAACTTTCCCAGTTTTTGATTTGCTAAAGGGACATTTCAAGGATATACATAATGCCAGATGTTATATTAAATGTTGTGAACGCAAATTTTATCGCCGTTGTGTTCTGGTTGATCACATTCGTCTACATATCAATCCAGAAACCCATAAATGCGATATTTGTGGTAAGCCTAGTTCTAGTAAATATAATCTGAAACTGCATAAGAAAATTGTGCATGAAGAAACTGAACAATTTGAGTGCGATGTATGTCATAGGACTTTTAACCAAAAGCCCAATTTAGAACGTCATTTGCTAACTCATGCAACTGGCAGTAAAGATTTCATTTGTAAGGAATGCGGCAAGGGATACGTTCTAGAAGTTCAACTTAAATCACACATCAAAACAGTTCACAGTGATAATCGTGTGTGCGATCAGTGCGGTAAAACTCTGCATGGCATCGGAGCACTCAAGAAACACCTAATGGAACATGCTGGCATTGAAAGACCTAAATATCCTTGTGATGAATGTGGGGCCCAATTAAGATCGCGTGGTAACTTAAGACGTCATAAAGCAGCCTATCACAATGACGGTACGACTATATATGTTTGCAGCATTTGTGGCAAAGTGGCTGCCAGTGAATATGGCTTGTTGACGCACAAAAAACATGTCCATCAAGAGGAACGTAAGCATAAGTGTACGTATTGTGAAAAGGCATTCAAACGTCCTAAATTTCTACGTGAACATATTGCCACACATACCGGAGAGGATCTGTATCAGTGTCCCCATTGTCCGCAAACATTCAAAGTTAGTTCGAATATGCATCATCATCGTAAGAAAGCACATCCCGTTGAGTTTGAAGAGGGTAGAAAAAATCGTTTACAATTGCGTAAAGTCGATATAACTCAAGTTACAAATCAAGttgtaatat CCTGTAATGAATATAAATCTTTACAAAATGATGTGGGAGAATGCAATGAAATCTATGAAATTACTGCCAAATATTTTGATCCGATG TTACTAATGGATTACATAAATTCAAAGTCCTCCGCAGATAATAAGATACTTTGCCAGGACTGTTGGTCGCATATAAACGACTTTCATGAATTTCAACAAACGGTAATAAAGGCACGGTCTTTGCTGGAAGAGGCAGATGTTAAGCAAATGCTGTTGGAAATTAAGGTAGAAGAAGAGCAGATAACACCAGTAATAAGTGAGAAAAACAAAGATGTGGATAACAGAGATGAGAAGTTGACACATTTTGAAgatgtattaataaaaaatgattCTGAAGATGATCAGGATACCTTAGGAAATGATATTGAGTTGGTTGGTAATGAAGTTGATGATGACGAGAATGATGATGAGGATGACATTAAGCCATTAATTGAACTAAGAAAATCTAAAAAGGCAATACAAATTACCAATGAAAACGAGAATGAAAATCAAATGAAGTATACAAAAGTAAGTGGTAAAGAGGACCAGAAGCCTAAATCCCGAAGAAGTCGTAAACCCAAAGATTTAACTAAAGTGAATGCAAAAACAGATTGTGGTGATGACGAAGAAGGTGACGAGACTTTAGAAGAAACACCTAGAAAAAAGAGAAAACTTAAGGATGCAGACAAACCTAAGAATAATCCTCGCATTAATTCTGGCATAGAGATAGGCAAAGAATCTGATGAATTCATTGCTAAATGGAAGCCATTACTAGAATGTGATATCTGTAATGAAACATTTCCAGTTTTAGATATGTTAAAAAGACATTTCAAAGATAAACATAATgccaaatattatattaaatgttGTGAACGTAAATTTTATCGCCGTTGTGTTCTGGTTGATCACATTCGTCTACATATCAATCCAGAGACCCATAAATGCGATATATGTGGTAAGCCTAGTTCTAGTAAATATAATCTTAAACTGCATAAGAAAGTTGTGCATGAAGAAACTGAACAATTTGAATGCGATGTATGTCATAGGACTTTTAACCAAAAGCCCAGTTTAGAACGTCATTTGCTAACACATGCTACCGGCAGTAAAGATTTCATTTGTAAGGAGTGCGGTAACGCATACGTTGCAGAATCTCTACTTAAATCACACATCAGAATAGTTCACAGTGATAATCGTGTGTGCGATCAGTGCGGTAAAACTCTTCATGGCATCGGAGCACTTAAGACACACCTAATGGAACATGCTGGCATTGAAAGACCTAAATATCCTTGTGATGAATGTGGGGCCCAATTAAGATCACGTGGTTGCTTAAGACGGCATAAAGCCGCATATCACAATGACGGTACGACTATATATGTTTGCAGCATTTGTGGTAAAGTGGCTGCCAGTGAATCTGGTTTGTTGATGCACAAAAAAAATGTCCATCAAACGGAACGTAAGCATAAGTGTACGTATTGCGATAAGGCATTCAAACGTCCTAAATTACTACGTGAACATATTGCCAAACATACCGGAGAGGACCTGTATCAGTGTCCCCATTGTCCGCAAACATTCAAAGTTAGTTCGAATATGCATCATCATCGTAAGGTAGCACATCCCGTTGAGTTTGAAGAGGGCAGAAAAAATCGTTTACAATTACCTAAAGTTGATATAACTCAAGTCACAAAACAAGttgtaatataa
- the LOC135959144 gene encoding uncharacterized protein LOC135959144 has product MDHSSLLPHILESLSQKPELCDTLENLCGEINYILSSENLKRRYGNVEKAIENALDVGQNLGVITLTDDLVRMPYKNSAQKKSALTDESENFAMQPRRTHTVRPNMIPHGRSRRRVSRSRRRRRGSRRRSRSRRR; this is encoded by the exons atggATCATTCCTCTTTGTTACCTCATATTTTGGAAAGCCTTAGTCAAAAGCCTGAATTAT GTGACACTCTTGAAAATCTCTGTGGAGAGATTAATTACATTTTGTCCTCAGAGAATCTGAAACGTcgctatggaaatgttgaaaagGCCATAGAAAATGCTTTGGATGTTGGACAAAATTTGGGGGTTATAACATTAACAGACGATCTTGTACGGATGCCATATAAAAAT AGCGCACAAAAAAAGTCAGCTTTAACTGATGAATCGGAAAATTTTGCAATGCAACCCCGGCGTACGCACACTGTCCGACCAAATATGATACCTCATGGCCGTTCTAGAAGAAGGGTTTCTAGAAGTCGTCGACGTAGACGTGGAAGTCGTCGTCGCTCCCGCTCCAGACGTCGTTAG